The region CCGACGAATTTATTGTTAGCTTTAGGAATTACAGTTTTTGTAAGTATCGTAGCAGGTGGAATTCCGAATGGCGGTTATATTGGGGAAATGCTGATGATTTCTGTTTATAAACTACCACAGGAAGCGATTCCTGCAGTGATGATCATTGGAACTTTGGTTGATCCTTTGGCTACAGTTTTAAATGCAGTAGGGCAGTTGGTCGCTTCGATGTTTGTGAGTAGGTTTGTGAAGGTTTGATTTTTTTATTTAGACACGAGTTACAAACATTTACATTAATGTTCACAAATGATTTTAAAACACTTATTTTAATTAAATTTTATGAGTTCTTTTTACAAAAGCATCGGGCTTTATGATAGTTTTAGTTTTGATATTGACATGAATAAAACTGAATTTTCAGAAAGCCTCAAGAAGATCACATATGAAACAAATACAACTTTCATTTCACTAATTCCTGATCATGGAATTCCAACACGTTTTGAATATAGGGGAATTGTGAACAAGAATGATTTTACAATTAAAAGAAGATTACATTTCTTCGATTCTAATGTTCTACATTCGGTTATCATGGGAAGTATTTCGGGAATGAATAATAAAACATCACTTGAAATAAAATTTAAACCATTCCTTTTTCATTTTATAATAATGATCGTCTCAACTGTTTTTGCGATGTTTATTGCTGTATATATTAGTAAAGACGAAAACAATTATTTTATTCTTGCTATTCCGTTCTTTGTAGCGATTATCCAATATTTTCTTCTGAAAAGAACCATCAACAGGGACAAATATGACTTTTTGAGGGAATTGAATTTTATTACTCAAAAAAATAATCCATTTAAAAATATATGATAATTATTCACTTCTTTTCACAGGTTCCAGATTTTCCAATTCTTTTGGTGTGAAAAGTCTGTAATCGACTTTAAATGTTTTCCCTAATGGTGTTTCCAGAGAAAATCCGCCTGGTCCGAAACCTTCTACAACATCTAATGTAAAGTGTGAGTATTTCCAGTACTCAAATAAATCACGATCTATCCAGAACTCATGATTATTGATGGTTCCGATCATGGCATCATTCATTCTTTGATAAAATCCTCCTTTCTCAAAACACTGCGGCTGTGTACCTTCACAACAACCTCCGGCTTGATAGAACATGAGATCTCCGTATTTTTTCTCGAGCTCCCAAATTACTTCTATGGCTTTTTCTGTGGCTGAAAGGCGTGATATTTTGGTTTGCATAGCTTTTTCTTTTTTATTTAGAGTTCTTTTGTCTTGAAACAAAAGAACCAAAAGTTCAAGACTTGGAAACTTTCGCTAAAAATTATTTCTGTTCACTAAAAATTCCAAAACTTGCGCGAATACAAGATGTATTCTTCGGTTAAATATTTTTGTCGCGCTTCAAACAGTGGAATTTTCTTAACGTTCACAGAATTAATTTTCTTAACGCTCTATTTTCCTAGGTCGTTTTCTCTTTTTATAAAATTAAAAAAGTTCGGCGAAATTTCATTTCGCCGAACCTACATACTCTCACAAATTTAATTTGATCCGGCAATATCGAGAACGATCCTGCCATCAATCTGTCCTTTTTTCATTTTATCAAAAACATCATTGATATCTTCTAATTTTGCAGCGGTTACTGTAGCTTTAACCAATCCTTCATTCGCAAAATCCAGTGCTTCCTGCAGGTCTTTTCTCGTTCCTACAATTGAACCTCTTACAGTAATTCTTTTCAAAACGGTTTCAAAAATCGGCAGCTCAAATGAACCTGGTGGAAGTCCGTTTAAAGCAAGCGTTCCCTTTCGTCTTAATACATCAATTCCCTGTTTAAAAGCAATGGGAGAAACCGCTGTAATCAATGCGCCGTGCATTCCGCCGACTTCTTTATGAAGATATTCTCCAGGATCTGTGTTTTTTGCATTGACTACTAAGTCTGCTCCCAATTTTTTTGCCAAGTCTAATTTTTCATCCGCCACATCAATTGCTGCTACATGCATTCCCATGGCTTTTGCATATTGTACCGCAACGTGACCCAATCCTCCAATTCCTGAAATAGCCACCCATTCTCCGGGTTTTGTTTCGGTTTCTTTTAATCCTTTGTAAACGGTTACTCCTGCGCAAAGAATCGGTGCAATTTCTAAAAAGTTAACATCGGATTTTAAATGTCCCACATATCTTGAATCTGCAATTACGTATTCTGCAAAACCTCCATCAACACTGTATCCCCCATTCTTCTGAGCTTCACAGAGCGTTTCCCAACCCGTAATGCAGTAATCACAGCATCCACAGGCTGAATATAGCCATGGAACACCTACCGCATCCCCTTCTTTAACCTGAGCTTCCGGTCCGCATGCGACTACGATGCCCACTCCTTCATGGCCGGGAATTAAAGGCATTTTGGGTTTTGCCGGCCAGTCACCATCAACAGCGTGCAAATCTGTATGGCAAACGCCACATGCAATTACCTTTACCAATACTTCATACCTTCCCGGTTCTCGTACAGGAACTTCTTCTATTTTTAAGGGTTGTCCATAGCCTTGAACAACTGCAGCTTTCATTGTTTTTGGAATCATATTTTGATTTTTGTGTTAGTTTTTTAGTTTGATTTTTCATCTTTGATTTGATGATTTTGTTTTAACGCAAAGGCGCAAAGAACTTTTTCACCAATTAGGCTGTGTATTTTTAAGTTCGCAAAGGCGTTTCACTTAGCTAAGACCGCAAAATTTTTCTTACATTTCTTGAATCTGGATAAGGCTCATGAAGGCATAAAATATCTTGCTTACCTGAAATTGCAGTCAAAGAGTACCATTTTTTGCGTGAGGGATAGGAAGAGTCTCGTTTGAAAAACGAGAGTGCAAAGCGCCGAAACGAAGTGAAGCCCTGGATAGCCCGACCGTTTTTCCCCATTGCCGAGATGGGGAAAACGGGCACGCCCTATTAATATTTAAAAATTAAAAGAAACCTAATTTATTTTTGTTGTAGGAAATCAACATGTTTTTAGTCTGGCGGTAATGATCCAGCATCATTTTATGGTTTTCACGACCGATTCCGGATTGTTTATACCCTCCGAAAGGCGCTCCTGCAGGATAAGAATGATACTGATTCACCCAAACTCTACCTGCCTGAATCTGACGTGGAACATTGTACAACTGATGAGCATCTCTCGTCCAGACTCCCGCTCCAAGACCGTAAATAGTGTCGTTGGCGATTTTGATTCCTTCCTCTTCATCTTTGAACGTTGTGAACGCCAACACAGGTCCGAAAATTTCCTCCTGGAAGATTCTCATCCTGTTGTTTCCTTTGAAAATGGTTGGCTGGATGTAATATCCTTCTTCAAGACCTTCTCCTACATTATTTACATCACCGCCAACAAGAACTTCAGCACCCTCATCTTTCCCTAATTTGATGTAAGAAAGGATTTTATCTTTCTGAATCCGAGAAGCCTGCGCTCCCATCATCACAGTTTTATCCAACGGATTCCCAACTTTGATCGCTTTTACTCTTTCGATAACCTTAGCAATGAAAGCGTCCGCAATGTCTTCCTGAACCAATAATCTTGACGGACAAGTACAAATTTCTCCCTGATTTAAAGCAAAAAGAACAGCTCCTTCAATCGCTTTATCTAAAAATTCATCATCTGCATCCATTACCGAGCTAAAGAAAACGTTCGGGGATTTCCCACCTAATTCTAATGTTACCGGAATGATATTTTCTGTTGCATACTGCATTACTAAACGACCTGTAGCCGTAGAACCTGTAAATGCAGCTTTTGCCACTTTCGGATTGGTTACTAAAGCTCTTCCCAATTCTGCTCCAAAACCATTTACAATGTTTACCACTCCGTCAGGAAGCAAATCTCCGATGATCTCCATTAACACCATAATAGAAATTGGTGTACTTTCAGCAGGTTTTAAAACTACACAGTTTCCTGCTGCCAAAGCTGGAGCTAATTTCCATACCGCCATTAAGATCGGAAAGTTCCAAGGGATGATTTGAGCAATTACTCCGAGTGGTTCATGAACGATGAGAGAAACCGTATCTTTATCCAGTTCGTTGTGTGAACCTTCTTCCGCTCTGATTACCGAAGCAAAATATCTGAAATGATCAATTGCCAAAGGAATATCTGCTGCTAAAGTTTCTCTAACCGCTTTCCCATTATCAATCGTTTCAACCGTTGCTAAATATTCTAAATTCTGCTCAATTCTGTCGGCAATTTTATTTAAAATAATACTTCTTTCGGTAGATGAAGTATTTTTCCAGGTTTGAAATGCTTTTTCTGCTGCATTTACTGCCAATTCCAGATCTTCTTTTGAAGAGTGGGCCGCCTGTGTGAAGTTTCTCCCGTCTACCGGAGAAACTACATCGAAATACTGTCCGTTTACAGGTTCCGTAAATTGTCCGTTAATATAATTATCGTATCTGCTTTTAAATTCAGGCCACTGTAATAAAGTCCCTGATTGTAGTTGTGCTGTAGTGCTCATATTTATATAGTTTTAATTTTTCTGTAAAGCCAAATTACATCTCCCTGTGACATTCGTATAGCACAATCGTACAAAAAGACTTCAAAATCGTGCAGAGCACAAACTTTATAATTTCATTAACAATTGTATTACTTGATAATTTCTATATTTGAGTAAACAGGCCATAAAAAATGTTTAGAAATGAACAATAACAAGATTTTATTAGAAACTCCTGAATTAAAAAGGGAAAATCAGCTATTGCACCTAGTTGAAAATCAGACAAAATTCAATCTAAACAATTGTGAATTTAGCATTTATGAGACCCATAAGGCTGCTTTTGACGTAAAACTGCATTTTGAAACGATTGCTTTTACGGCCATGCTTCGCGGAAAAAAACACATGAAACTGGATAATAAAACCAATTATTTTGACTACTATCCGGGAGAAAGTATACTTGTTTCACCGGGAGAGACAATGGTTATTGATTTCCCTGAAGCTGATGAAACGCCATCACAATGTATTTCTTTGAGCCTGAATCCTGAGTTTATTGAAAATTCTCTGAATCATTTAAACTATCATCTTCCGAAAGTGGATGAAACCTCCCGCTGGAATATTGAACTGGATGAATATTTTTTATTCAACAATCAGTCTTTGGCGTCAGCTACCAATAATATTATGAGAATTGCAATGGATGATAATTCTCAGAAAGATATTATGGCTGATTTTGCATTAAAGGAACTTTTGATCCGGCTGATGCAGACACAGGCCAGAAATATGGTGGAAAAAAATATTGCTAAAAATAAATCAAGAATTGGTTTCGCCGTAGATTATATCAAAAAAAATCTACACCAGAAATTATCGATTGACAGTATTGCCAAGATGGCTTATGTGAGTAAATCCAATTTCTTCAAAATGTTTAAAGATGAATTGGGAACTTCTCCGAATGAGTTTATTTTGCAGGAGCGGATAAATCGAGCCAAAGAATTATTGGCAAGCCAGAATAGCATTAAAGAAACGGCTTATCAGACCGGTTTTTCGGATACCAATTATTTTACAAGGGTTTTTAAGCAATTGGTTGGTGTTACACCGAAGAGTTATCAGGATAAAATAATAGTTTTGGAATAAATGTCTATAATGATACCCCCTAAAAATATTATTGAATTTTTATTTGGAATTAAAGTAAGTAAAAGAGCAAACTGGATTATCAATTTATTAATTTTACTTGTTTTTGTTTTTATAATGATAAAAGCATCCCAAAACTGAGATGCTTCTACTTTCTTAAACAGATAATTGATTACCCTTGATAATCATAATACCTTGCTCCTTTCAAAACAGGATTTTCTAATTCTACCGATTTCAGTCCGAAACCTTTATAATTTTCATTAACAGATTTTTCCAGTTGTTTTCTGTGAAGCTTTTCATAAGTATCAAAATCGATTGACTTTCTGTTTTTTAAGCCTTCAAATAGATCCCATTTTACCACCACCGTTTTCCAGTTTTCTGAAACTTTCCCGGCAAAAACTTTAGATTTTGAACCGCTTCCATAGCCTAAGAATCCTATTTCCTGGCCCATCAATTCTTCATTTTCATTAAATGAAGTCTGCATTGCGGAAAGTAAGGCCATAAAAATTGAAGCTGTATACATATTTCCTATTTCTGAAGAAGCTCTTTGGGATTTTTCAATTTTGTCATTGATAAACTGAATGTAGCCTTCAGATTTTGCCACTGCTTTTTGTTCTTCAGGAGTTTCATAAGAAAGTCCGTTTTCTAAGCTGTAAATCTCCGTAAAAACTCTTTTCCCATGGAAAGCATAAGGAAGATGGAAAATAAGGTATTTCCAGGCTTCATAGGGTTTATTTTCGCCTGTAATTTCTTTATAATGCTGATAAGCTTCCCTTATTCTGTCCTGATAACATTGGTTGGAATATTGTCCGTCAAAAACAGGTTCATCGGTAAAAATTTCAATTTTATCAGGAAAATTTTCCGGCGCATTGCTTAACTCTTCTTTTTTAAAGTGACGTCTTGGTTTGAAAAAGTCAAAAACACTTTCCGTAGCCACTCCCCAGTTATTTTCTATTTCAATTAAGTCCGGTTTTGAAGAAACCAACACCGACACTGCACCTCCTCCTTGTGTATATTCCCCGGAAGAAGCCAATTCATATTTTGCATAATCACTCGCAATGACAACTGCTTTTTTATCGGGATTAACTCTTACAAAATCTAAAGAATTGTGAAGTGCATCTACTGCTCCGATACAGGCGAAAGTCATGTCTACCACATCACAGTTTCTGAAACATCTTTCCCCGAATTCTGCTTCCAACACTTTTTCAACCATATGCATGGCGTAAGAAGCTGTTGGTTTTGCCGCATCCAAAGCACTTTCTGTTCCTAAATAAATTCTTGATATTTCTTTTGGATTGATGTTGTAATCTTTAATTAATTTCAACAAAGCTTCTGCTGCGAAAGTTGCTGCATCTTCGTGAACATCCGGAAATCCCATTTTATGCAACCCTAACCCTTTCTCCAGTTTTGCAGGTTCAATTCCTCTTTTTTCTGCCAAATCCCTAATTTCCAAATACAAAGAAGGCACATAATAACTTGCCGCCTCAATTCCAAAAGCCATATTATTTTAATTTTTATACGAATTTAAAAAATGTAAGCGTTTAATGAGTTATAGTTTTTGCTAAATGTTTAAAATTTTTAATTAAAAACGTAAAGTCCTAAAATTGTCAGTCCTTTTTTTACTCAAAATTTTGAATCTCATAAATTATTTAAAAAGCACCTCTTGAGAGAGATGCTCCGACTAATAAAAAAATTTAGTGTTGTACTCTTTATTTTTTTATCATTTTATATGTTTTTACTTCTCCACTATCTGTTTTTCCTGCAACAATATACATCCCGCTGCTTAAAGCAGATACATTAACACTTCCCTGATTATCTTCAACCTTATTGGTCTGAATCTTTTTTCCTGATCCGTCATAAATATTAATTTCCTGCATTTTTTCATCACCTTTAAAGTTCAGAATGTCCTTAACCGGATTCGGGTAATATTTAATCTCTGTTTTCGACAGCTTTGAAATTTCGCTGCTGCTTAAAACATCATTGCTTATGGTAACATTATCTATTAATGTAGAATATCCCTGAGCATTTTCACATTCTATAGCAATCTGATAAATATTGGGAGGCATACCGATATTGGCAAAAAGATACCATGAAGAAAACGGAGGCTGAAATCCCATTAACGTTGACCAAGGATCTGTAGCTGACATTCTATAATAAATTCTGACCCAGTTTGCAGTACCATTCTGTTGGGGATTGATAAGATAAAAACTGATTTTAGGAGAAGTAAGACCTGCAGAATTTAAAGGCGGACTTACCAATTTGGTTTTATCAGCCAAAGTAGTATTGGCCGGAAAGTTGGCAAATTTAGTTCCTGCAAAGGCTGTAATTCCTATACTCCCCGTCGTCGCAGCAGAAACATAAGTCCAGCTTACATTATTGGTCTCATATATTTGCGTCCAGCTTGCTCTGGTTGGTGAGCTGTCCTCGAAAGTTTCCGTCCAGGGAAATGTAGAAACCTGCGCATTAAACCCAATTGCAAAAAACATCAATAAAAAAGAAAAAAACTGACGATTTATCATCAATTTAAAAAATAGATTTGTTTTCATTTTTAGTTATTAAGTATTAAATTCATAACAAATGTATAAATTAACAATTAAACAAATAACATAATTAACAAATAATTAATATTAAATCAATAATAATTTTACAGTAAAAATGAAAATTAATTAAAAAAACCACTATAAAAATAGTGGTTATCATAATTTAGAATAATATCTTATCTTGAATATTTATTTAAAATCTTCAATCGTTTTATTAATTACATCAATCTGCTTATTAATGCTCGGAGCACTTTGTGGATTCTGCTTCAAAAGTTCCATTTTTTTATTTAAACCATCTTTTAACATCTGGCTTATCATCATTTTCGCCTGTGGGTTATCTCCTAATTGCCCTTTTGCATGCCCCAACATTTTTGTGATACTTTCTGTTGCTTTCAAATTATCAGAACTCATGATCCAATTGTATCCTTCTTCCGCAGATTTTCCCAATTCCGGATTCTGGAATTTAACAAACGGATAAAAAGCAGCTACCTGCGCTATATTTGCCATTTGAGAAGTCACCTTATTCTTAACAACAATTGGTAACAGTTTTTCTAATAAGGTATCCGGAGCTCCTTCCAAATCGATTTTATCAGCTAAAGTACTGGCTCTTGCCGGATCAACATCAATGATTGCACTCACTGAACTTGCTTTTACCGCATTAGAAACAGCATTTACTCCTTTTTCGAAAATTGGAAAATATTTTTTATCTTTTGTTTTTGCCAGAGCAGAAATCGCTGCCGCCTGAACCAATGTTTTTGGATCGTTTGAAGCCATTTTTTCAACATCAGAACCCATTGCTTTGAATTGTTCCGCATTCGATAAATCCATCAATTTCAAAGCTCTCATTCTTGTTCTGAAGAAAGGATCTTTGATAGCTGCCGCCAACAGTTTTGTTGCAGCAGGATTTTTTCCTACCTGATCTTTAATTCCATTTAATGCATTGAATTTGCTCAGGAATTCTTTAGATCCCAGGAACTGCATTAAGTTTTGCTCAGGCGTTTTGGTATCGGTAATATCTGCCAGCAAAACTCCGTCTGCATTAATATTTACTAAATCTGCATTTTTGGAAACATCAAAATTGAATGTATTTTTTGCCTGTGCATTTACCCAAACGTTATATCTTTTCGGCTTTCCATTATCGTAAACATCCATTGCCAAAGGAAACTGGAATGGCAATTCCTGAGTCTGCTCAATAACAACCGCAATTTGTTTTTTGACAGGTTCAAAAGTGTAGGAATATTTAATTTTTGGATTTCCGTTTCCGAAGTACCACTGATTAAAGAACCAGTTCAGATCTTTTCCTGAAACTTTTTCCAGAGATAATCTCAATTGATGAGCTTCCGCATTCTGATATTCATATGTTTTAAGATAATCATTCAATCCTGCAAAGAAAGCATCGTCTCCTAAGTAGTTTCTCAACATGTGAAGAATTCCTCCTCCTTTTTGATAAGTTACCAAATCAAAAACATCTTCACGGGAATCGTAATTGAATCTTACTAAGTTTTTATCGAAATTACCCGGCGTTGTAATATACTGATTAATATCCTTCATCAAATGATGATCTGCCTGATCTTTCCCGTATTTGTATTCGTTCCAAAGGTATTCTGAATAGTTAGCAAAAGATTCATTTACCGTTAAATTGCTCCAGCTTTCCGCAGTTACCAAATCTCCAAACCAATGATGGAATAGTTCATGAGCAATCGTATCTTCCCATGTATTTTCATCGATTAATTGTCCCGGCTTCTGTAAGATATCACTTCCATGAAGCGTTGCCGTGGTATTTTCCATGGCACCGCTCACATAATCTCTTCCCGAAATCTGCGCATATTTTGCCCACGGATAATCGTACCCTAATTTTTTAGAGAAAAACTCGATCATTTCAGGAGTATTACCGTAGATCTGTTTTGCATAAGGTTCGTATGCTTTTTCGATATAGTAGTCAACCGGAATATTTCTCCATTTATCCTTCACAATCGCATATTCACCCACTCCCATGAAGAAAAGATAAGTAGAATGTCTTTTATCCATCACCCAATGGTCCGTTCTTAATCCGTTGGCTTCTTTCTGAGAATCTTTTAAAAGCCC is a window of Candidatus Chryseobacterium colombiense DNA encoding:
- a CDS encoding DUF779 domain-containing protein; the encoded protein is MQTKISRLSATEKAIEVIWELEKKYGDLMFYQAGGCCEGTQPQCFEKGGFYQRMNDAMIGTINNHEFWIDRDLFEYWKYSHFTLDVVEGFGPGGFSLETPLGKTFKVDYRLFTPKELENLEPVKRSE
- the adhP gene encoding alcohol dehydrogenase AdhP; its protein translation is MIPKTMKAAVVQGYGQPLKIEEVPVREPGRYEVLVKVIACGVCHTDLHAVDGDWPAKPKMPLIPGHEGVGIVVACGPEAQVKEGDAVGVPWLYSACGCCDYCITGWETLCEAQKNGGYSVDGGFAEYVIADSRYVGHLKSDVNFLEIAPILCAGVTVYKGLKETETKPGEWVAISGIGGLGHVAVQYAKAMGMHVAAIDVADEKLDLAKKLGADLVVNAKNTDPGEYLHKEVGGMHGALITAVSPIAFKQGIDVLRRKGTLALNGLPPGSFELPIFETVLKRITVRGSIVGTRKDLQEALDFANEGLVKATVTAAKLEDINDVFDKMKKGQIDGRIVLDIAGSN
- a CDS encoding aldehyde dehydrogenase; translated protein: MSTTAQLQSGTLLQWPEFKSRYDNYINGQFTEPVNGQYFDVVSPVDGRNFTQAAHSSKEDLELAVNAAEKAFQTWKNTSSTERSIILNKIADRIEQNLEYLATVETIDNGKAVRETLAADIPLAIDHFRYFASVIRAEEGSHNELDKDTVSLIVHEPLGVIAQIIPWNFPILMAVWKLAPALAAGNCVVLKPAESTPISIMVLMEIIGDLLPDGVVNIVNGFGAELGRALVTNPKVAKAAFTGSTATGRLVMQYATENIIPVTLELGGKSPNVFFSSVMDADDEFLDKAIEGAVLFALNQGEICTCPSRLLVQEDIADAFIAKVIERVKAIKVGNPLDKTVMMGAQASRIQKDKILSYIKLGKDEGAEVLVGGDVNNVGEGLEEGYYIQPTIFKGNNRMRIFQEEIFGPVLAFTTFKDEEEGIKIANDTIYGLGAGVWTRDAHQLYNVPRQIQAGRVWVNQYHSYPAGAPFGGYKQSGIGRENHKMMLDHYRQTKNMLISYNKNKLGFF
- a CDS encoding AraC family transcriptional regulator N-terminal domain-containing protein, producing the protein MNNNKILLETPELKRENQLLHLVENQTKFNLNNCEFSIYETHKAAFDVKLHFETIAFTAMLRGKKHMKLDNKTNYFDYYPGESILVSPGETMVIDFPEADETPSQCISLSLNPEFIENSLNHLNYHLPKVDETSRWNIELDEYFLFNNQSLASATNNIMRIAMDDNSQKDIMADFALKELLIRLMQTQARNMVEKNIAKNKSRIGFAVDYIKKNLHQKLSIDSIAKMAYVSKSNFFKMFKDELGTSPNEFILQERINRAKELLASQNSIKETAYQTGFSDTNYFTRVFKQLVGVTPKSYQDKIIVLE
- a CDS encoding hydroxymethylglutaryl-CoA synthase, yielding MAFGIEAASYYVPSLYLEIRDLAEKRGIEPAKLEKGLGLHKMGFPDVHEDAATFAAEALLKLIKDYNINPKEISRIYLGTESALDAAKPTASYAMHMVEKVLEAEFGERCFRNCDVVDMTFACIGAVDALHNSLDFVRVNPDKKAVVIASDYAKYELASSGEYTQGGGAVSVLVSSKPDLIEIENNWGVATESVFDFFKPRRHFKKEELSNAPENFPDKIEIFTDEPVFDGQYSNQCYQDRIREAYQHYKEITGENKPYEAWKYLIFHLPYAFHGKRVFTEIYSLENGLSYETPEEQKAVAKSEGYIQFINDKIEKSQRASSEIGNMYTASIFMALLSAMQTSFNENEELMGQEIGFLGYGSGSKSKVFAGKVSENWKTVVVKWDLFEGLKNRKSIDFDTYEKLHRKQLEKSVNENYKGFGLKSVELENPVLKGARYYDYQG
- a CDS encoding T9SS type A sorting domain-containing protein; this encodes MKTNLFFKLMINRQFFSFLLMFFAIGFNAQVSTFPWTETFEDSSPTRASWTQIYETNNVSWTYVSAATTGSIGITAFAGTKFANFPANTTLADKTKLVSPPLNSAGLTSPKISFYLINPQQNGTANWVRIYYRMSATDPWSTLMGFQPPFSSWYLFANIGMPPNIYQIAIECENAQGYSTLIDNVTISNDVLSSSEISKLSKTEIKYYPNPVKDILNFKGDEKMQEINIYDGSGKKIQTNKVEDNQGSVNVSALSSGMYIVAGKTDSGEVKTYKMIKK
- a CDS encoding M1 family metallopeptidase; this encodes MKKAILSIALLSGIFFSTHVAAQTETSGREKVYRATHTKATELKHTKLKVNFDYQKEQMNGEEWLTAAPFFYPTNELTLDAKGMLIHEVALDANGKKSPLKYDYKDDVLKITLDKTYQKNQDYTIYIKYTARPNEVKQQGSLAINDAKGLYFINAQGKDPDMPTQIWTQGETESSSAWFPTIDKSNQKTTQEIYMTVPDKYVTLSNGLLKDSQKEANGLRTDHWVMDKRHSTYLFFMGVGEYAIVKDKWRNIPVDYYIEKAYEPYAKQIYGNTPEMIEFFSKKLGYDYPWAKYAQISGRDYVSGAMENTTATLHGSDILQKPGQLIDENTWEDTIAHELFHHWFGDLVTAESWSNLTVNESFANYSEYLWNEYKYGKDQADHHLMKDINQYITTPGNFDKNLVRFNYDSREDVFDLVTYQKGGGILHMLRNYLGDDAFFAGLNDYLKTYEYQNAEAHQLRLSLEKVSGKDLNWFFNQWYFGNGNPKIKYSYTFEPVKKQIAVVIEQTQELPFQFPLAMDVYDNGKPKRYNVWVNAQAKNTFNFDVSKNADLVNINADGVLLADITDTKTPEQNLMQFLGSKEFLSKFNALNGIKDQVGKNPAATKLLAAAIKDPFFRTRMRALKLMDLSNAEQFKAMGSDVEKMASNDPKTLVQAAAISALAKTKDKKYFPIFEKGVNAVSNAVKASSVSAIIDVDPARASTLADKIDLEGAPDTLLEKLLPIVVKNKVTSQMANIAQVAAFYPFVKFQNPELGKSAEEGYNWIMSSDNLKATESITKMLGHAKGQLGDNPQAKMMISQMLKDGLNKKMELLKQNPQSAPSINKQIDVINKTIEDFK